A genomic region of Bombus pyrosoma isolate SC7728 linkage group LG6, ASM1482585v1, whole genome shotgun sequence contains the following coding sequences:
- the LOC122568162 gene encoding tropomyosin-2-like — protein sequence MEAIKKKIAALKQEMDAANEKVEANEAKARSENFRADKLNDDVRDLQKKLAQLERDYGITKTNLEQSTADLEQCEKSWSKAEQDRTTLTKRVQEIEATLTKKEELRLSAQLKLARATELADDAQRMCKVLEDRSRLDEERMEKLMHELKDARLIAEDADAKSDEISKKLQFVEEELEGAEERVKTSEAKIVEREDELFIVQNIVKSLEVSEEKANQRVEEFKVQLKQLKKKLREAEKRAIHAERTVKKLLKDVDMKEDELREEKEKYKAVCDDMDATFAEMTGY from the exons ATGGAGGcgattaaaaagaagattgCGGCGTTGAAGCAGGAGATGGACGCCGCTAATGAAAAAGTCGAAGCAAATGAAGCGAAAGCAAGATCAGAGAACTTCCGAGCGGATAAACTGAACGACGATGTAAGGGATTTACAGAAGAAGCTGGCGCAGCTTGAACGAGATTACGGAATTACCAAGACGAATTTAGAGCAATCCACTGCCGACTTGGAGCAATGTGAAAAATCTTGGTCTAAG GCAGAGCAAGATCGAACCACGTTGACCAAAAGGGTACAAGAGATCGAGGCAACgttaacgaagaaagaagagttACGTCTTTCTGCTCAATTGAAACTTGCACGTGCCACAGAACTTGCGGACGATGCTCAAAG AATGTGCAAAGTACTAGAAGACAGAAGTCGGCTGGACGAAGAGCGCATGGAGAAATTGATGCACGAATTGAAAGATGCAAGATTAATCGCCGAAGATGCGGACGCAAAGTCTGacgaaatatcgaagaagTTGCAATTCGTTGAAGAAGAACTGGAAGGCGCTGAGGAGAGAGTCAAAACCAGCGAGGc AAAAATCGTAGAACGAGAGGATGAGCTTTTCATTGTGCAAAACATAGTAAAATCTTTAGAAGTATCCGAGGAAAAG gCTAATCAACGAGTGGAAGAATTTAAAGTACAACTAAAacagttaaagaaaaaattgagagAGGCTGAGAAACGCGCCATCCATGCTGAAAGAACGGTGAAGAAATTGTTGAAGGATGTCGATATGAAGGAAG ACGAActgagagaagaaaaggagaaatataaGGCAGTCTGCGACGACATGGATGCCACATTCGCAGAAATGACAGGATATTAA
- the LOC122568073 gene encoding tropomyosin-2-like encodes MNAIKKRLQTLKIEKDLAMDRADLCDQQAKEANRREEKLKDEVRELAKKLVQMERDLELSKAQLEKSNRDLEQKERVYIVTQSELAVLNRKMQQCLQNLEKSEERRLTAQAKLTQAMETAEDAKRICKVLENRSKQDEERMDQLMAQLKEARLIAEDADTKSDEISRKLAFVEDELEAAEERVKSSEAKIMEREDELFIVGNILKSLEVSEEKANQRVEEFKTQLKELKVKLKAAEKRAIIAEKMVKVFSKELDAREDFLFREKEKYKYICDDMDSTFAELTGY; translated from the exons ATGAACGCGATTAAGAAACGCCTGCAAACGTTGAAGATCGAGAAGGATCTGGCGATGGACAGGGCCGATCTATGCGATCAACAGGCGAAGGAGGCGAATCGGCGAGAAGAGAAACTAAAGGACGAAGTTCGGGAACTGGCGAAAAAGCTGGTGCAGATGGAACGCGACTTGGAACTGAGCAAAGCTCAGTTGGAAAAGTCGAATAGAGATCTTGAGCAAAAAGAGAGAGTTTATATCGTG ACGCAATCGGAGTTGGCAGTTCTGAACAGAAAGATGCAGCAGTGCTTGCAGAATTTGGAAAAATCGGAGGAACGCCGTTTGACGGCTCAAGCAAAATTGACACAAGCGATGGAGACCGCGGAAGACGCGAAACG CATCTGCAAAGTTTTGGAGAACAGAAGTAAGCAGGACGAGGAAAGGATGGATCAACTGATGGCGCAGTTGAAGGAGGCGAGGTTGATCGCTGAAGACGCTGATACAAAATCGGACGAGATCTCGAGGAAATTGGCTTTCGTCGAAGATGAATTGGAAGCGGCTGAAGAAAGAGTGAAATCGAGCGAGGC GAAGATAATGGAACGAGAGGACGAATTGTTCATCGTTGGTAACATATTGAAATCTTTAGAAGTATCTGAAGAAaag GCTAATCAAAGGGTAGAGGAATTTAAAACACAGCTGAAGGAGTTGAAAGTGAAACTGAAAGCTGCTGAAAAAAGAGCCATCATCGCGGAGAAGATGGTTAAAGTGTTTTCGAAAGAGTTGGATGCAAGAGAAG ACTTCTTAttcagagagaaagagaaatacaaatacatcTGCGACGACATGGATTCCACGTTTGCTGAACTCACCGGATATTAG